The genome window TAAGCACAAAATCAAACCGTATCAACCAATTATAAACTAAAAAGAAGACATcattttcaaaacaaaaaaacgAAACATATGGGAGGAACTTTAGACTTTCAAGTTTCGGGTTCCATCTTGTTCGGGTTCAGTTTAATCAGATAACACCATAATTGGGTACGTGTTAATTTTATTCTGGTCGGTTTTTTGGGTCTCTATTAAAAAAACATCACTATTGACCGGGACTTTAGAATTATAAAGGGTTACAAGTTTTCTGTCTTCATATGTCTATCAAAGAATAGTGGTGCACAAATCCTGTATTGGGTCATAAGTATGGTCAACAAGGTTAAAAACCGGATATGGCAATAATCGGGTCGGGTATGGAACCTGGATGTGGAGAGAAAGTGATGTTATTTTTCCAGGATTTGAGTCTTTTTCCATCAAATAATACATATGTATTCACTGGAAAGCTTCAAAACGTAATTATATATAAAGACCAATGTTTCAAAATCCAGTTTTTATACCGTACCGGATGGTTTAACCGGTTTTACCGGACAGTTCAACCGGTACTATAGGCCGgtttaaaccggtttttaaaacattgataaaGACAACTATGAACAACATATAATTTCATTGGAACAAACACCGTAAAACAAAATATACATGATCTTAACTCATTttaagggggtggcggcgcaacttgttgcccgactacctgccattgctttgtaaaaaaaaaagtttatacaaaaaaaaaaaaaagcttataCAACGTAACTTTGAACCCATAAGTGATCCCTAATCGACAAGCTTTGTCTCATGAACAAGAAGACACCACATATTCATTCCACGAATGCAAAAGTaaacaaaaaccaaaacataaaATCTGCACATGAGCAAGTGTTACCTTGTGTTCGTTAGAGTGCCAGATTTTGGTGCATGTCATGAGGTAAGACCTAAATACTGAATCAGTCTCGGATTCGAAACTTTTTGCACAGGGTTTCTTTTAATAGATTTTCACTAATTCTTCAAATCATACAAAGCACCTCTGAATCCGCCCCTGTACTGAAACCATGAGATAAAACACCATGCTAAAGTAAGTCACCAACCCTCATCTTAATCTTCATCTTCAGAGGgcctaaataaataaaaataagggTTTAATGAAGTTTTATTCGCTATATTGAAACACCATTAATTTTGATAGCAAATTATGCATAATGAAACAAATAGTTTTtgaaaaataatattttgtaaTTATTATATTCTATATGGATTTACCCATCTTTGTAAATAGTATTATGGTAGAAAAGTTTTTGTATTTGAATTTTGAACATTTTCTTCCACTGTGTGACTATGTGATTTATTAAAGTAAGCTCAAATTTGACCATTTTAGCCATCATACTCAAACAAGGCTGCCTCAAACTTTTTGGAGACTCAAAGCGGATAATAAAAATCGGGGCCTTTTTCATAAAAGAAAAATAACATTATATGTTTTTAATCCTAGATTGTGAAGGTAAAGAAAACCAGTAATCTCCTTTATATGCCTCTATTTTTTATAGTAGAAAATTACCTATAGTTGTTATAAATATAAACTATATGAGGGCCTAgcctttttagtaattaaaatttAAACTACATGTTTCTCAAGTGGACACTACCACTATTCTACAAGTAAGTTATGTTTTACAATGGCCAGAATATTCTTAATATCTAGAttataaaaatttatatattGCTTTTTTAAGTGGAGGCCCCAAAATTTTGTAGGCCCTAGGCCAAGCCTAGCTTGAACATAGTGTTGGGCCGGCCTTGTACTCAAAAATCATAACTCAATCCACGAAATTAATTGCAATAAATAATAAAAGATGGAGCTAAGACATGGAGAAAACTAATGTTACCATGAGGTCGGTTCTGATATTAGGAATGTGAGAAATTTTAGGCCATTCTATACCCATATCTTTTTCACATCTTTCACTTAACTTTGGACATCCGAGTATCACAAGTTGATTCATATCCTTAAAACTTTGCATCTCATCCGGTAAAGAAACTAATTCATTGCACTCATTTAGTCTCAAAACCTTAAGTTTTGGAAGTTTACCGGGCAAGGAAACCAAATTCGGACAAGTGACGATGTTTAATTCCTGTAAACAAAGAAACATATTGGCGGTGTCTTCTGACATGTTATTGTCATCATCATAAAAGTACTTCAAAGAAAGCATGAACAACAAGTGAATGACCCTAAGATTGGGCAATCTCCCAAGTGTTGGAATATGCTCACACTTCTTACACCGAAAAAATCTAATTTCAACAAGGTTCTCTAAATTGACCATCCAACTTGGAGAAATAACCGTTCCCATGTAATTATATATTTCCAGTCCCTTGAGACGCGGATTTGGTTCTAGTCCCTCGAGAACCTCTTCATCATTTGCAAACGTTTCCCCTTTACCTTCTCTCATAGAAAAGTTTTGCATTTGAAACCGGCACTCTTGGCCTCACATAAACCTCCGACATTCTCAAGTCCTGATATCTGCAACTCCCCCTCAATAAGATTTAGATCCCCCAATTCCCCTATTTTGGCGCCACTCTCCTTACCAACAAGAAACCATGGAAGTATTCGGAGACTAGTTAGTTCGTTGATTCCAAATGGAAAATTCAAGAGTGACGTACAAAAACTGACGTCCAAACATTGAAGATTAGTCATGAATTTTAGGCCTTCGGGCAACTTACACAGTTTATGACAATAACACAAAAGCAAGACTTGCAAGTTTTGGAGATAAATAATTGACTCTGGTAAAACTTTGATGCTTGACTCTGATAAATTCAAGTATCGTAGATGTTTGAGTTTGCAAATTGATTTTGGCAGTGTCCTTAACCCAATACCACACAAGTATAATACCCTTAGATATATGTGGTTGAAAATTTGGCTAATACCAGACTCATTAATCTCTCCAAACATTAGGATTGACCTTAATGTTAAGTTTTTTAAATTCTGGTGTGAAAAGAAAAACTCTGGACATGACGAGCTTAAATGAAGCACCTCATTTGGGAATTTAACCTCGTTACACGCAAGCTCTATAACTAAAAAGTCATGTCTCATCACGTGTTGTGCCATGTCATGTATCAGATCATGCATTTTATATCTATCGCCCCATAATTTGTTGTCCTTAACAATATGAAAGAAGGACCTCCAAACCAAACAATTGAATATTTCTTCCCCAAGCACATATAAGCTTATTTCTCCTCTCGGTGGAATGTAACCGTTTGACACCCACAACTAAATCACTACATCCTTTTCCATATTGCAGCCTTTAGGAAACATACAACAATAAGCGAAACACCTCTTCAAATGTGGAAGCAAGTTATCATAGCTTAGCT of Helianthus annuus cultivar XRQ/B chromosome 1, HanXRQr2.0-SUNRISE, whole genome shotgun sequence contains these proteins:
- the LOC118480969 gene encoding disease resistance protein RGA2-like isoform X1 — encoded protein: MREGKGETFANDEEVLEGLEPNPRLKGLEIYNYMGTVISPSWMVNLENLVEIRFFRCKKCEHIPTLGRLPNLRVIHLLFMLSLKYFYDDDNNMSEDTANMFLCLQELNIVTCPNLVSLPGKLPKLKVLRLNECNELVSLPDEMQSFKDMNQLVILGCPKLSERCEKDMGIEWPKISHIPNIRTDLMYRGGFRGALYDLKN
- the LOC118480969 gene encoding disease resistance protein RGA2-like isoform X2; translated protein: MREGKGETFANDEEVLEGLEPNPRLKGLEIYNYMGTVISPSWMVNLENLVEIRFFRCKKCEHIPTLGRLPNLRVIHLLFMLSLKYFYDDDNNMSEDTANMFLCLQELNIVTCPNLVSLPGKLPKLKVLRLNECNELVSLPDEMQSFKDMNQLVILGCPKLSERCEKDMGIEWPKISHIPNIRTDLMAL